A stretch of the Streptomyces sp. NBC_00078 genome encodes the following:
- a CDS encoding RICIN domain-containing protein: MPDTTSHRTPPPRTRRRTTLATLLTLLCGLAALLVPATQAQAASVTFTTGADRTDQNGNALQLHGLGIIKVGSTWYGYGEDKTGRTSADTSFQDITCYSSTDLANWTYQGQALSRQASGDLGPSRIVERPKVIYNASTSTYVMYMHIDSTNYAEARVGVATSSTPCGPYTYRGSFRPLGNLSRDLGLFQDTDGTAYLLSEDRNNGLRIDKLSADYLSVDSAVAVLGGSGSGSVEAPAMVKINGMYYVFGSHLTGWSLNDNIYATATSLSGPWSAFRDLAAPGTHTYGSQTANVITVQGSSGTTYIYAGDRWDTSNLGASKLIWLPLTIRGTTVNLGQYPTWSLDADAGTWTAGSGIPSEGVHTLKNLGSSMLMDVSSGSTANGAKILQWPSAGSTNQQWTLTRVAGNVYTLKSVKSGLCLDVPSKSTTAGVQLQQWTCNGGTNQQWALDLTGSYTGSNYMLVGIGSGLNIGVAGSTTQGAAVDQELGGSASANSETWTFS; this comes from the coding sequence ATGCCCGACACCACATCGCACCGCACACCGCCACCGCGCACCCGGCGGCGGACCACCCTCGCCACGCTCCTGACCCTGCTCTGCGGCCTCGCCGCCCTATTGGTACCCGCCACGCAGGCGCAGGCGGCCTCGGTGACGTTCACGACGGGTGCCGACCGGACCGACCAGAACGGCAACGCGCTCCAGCTGCACGGCCTGGGCATCATCAAGGTGGGTAGCACCTGGTACGGCTACGGCGAGGACAAGACCGGCAGGACGTCGGCGGACACGTCGTTCCAGGACATCACCTGCTACTCCTCGACCGACCTGGCGAACTGGACCTACCAGGGTCAGGCCCTGAGCAGGCAGGCCAGCGGTGACCTTGGCCCCAGCCGCATCGTGGAGCGGCCGAAGGTCATATACAACGCGTCGACGAGCACGTACGTGATGTACATGCACATCGACAGCACCAACTACGCCGAGGCCAGGGTCGGTGTGGCCACGAGCAGCACGCCGTGCGGCCCCTACACCTACCGGGGCAGCTTCCGGCCGCTGGGAAACCTGAGCCGTGACCTCGGCCTGTTCCAGGACACCGACGGCACCGCCTATCTGCTCAGCGAGGACCGCAACAACGGCCTGCGCATCGACAAGCTGTCCGCCGACTACCTGTCCGTGGACAGCGCGGTGGCGGTCCTCGGCGGCAGCGGCAGTGGCAGCGTCGAGGCGCCCGCCATGGTGAAGATCAACGGCATGTACTACGTCTTCGGCTCCCACCTCACGGGCTGGAGCCTGAACGACAACATCTACGCCACCGCGACCTCGCTGAGCGGCCCGTGGTCGGCGTTCCGCGACCTCGCCGCCCCCGGCACCCACACCTACGGCAGCCAGACGGCGAACGTCATCACCGTCCAGGGCAGCTCAGGCACCACGTACATCTACGCCGGAGACCGCTGGGACACCTCCAACCTGGGCGCGTCGAAGCTGATCTGGCTGCCGCTTACCATCCGGGGCACGACGGTGAACCTCGGTCAGTACCCGACATGGTCCCTCGATGCGGACGCGGGCACGTGGACGGCCGGCAGCGGGATCCCGTCGGAGGGTGTCCACACCCTGAAGAACCTCGGCAGCTCCATGCTGATGGACGTGTCGAGCGGGTCCACGGCGAACGGCGCCAAGATCCTCCAGTGGCCGTCCGCCGGCAGCACCAACCAGCAGTGGACACTCACGCGGGTGGCGGGCAACGTCTACACGCTCAAGAGCGTGAAGAGCGGGCTGTGCCTGGACGTCCCGAGCAAGTCGACCACCGCCGGCGTCCAGCTGCAACAGTGGACCTGCAACGGCGGCACCAACCAGCAGTGGGCCCTCGACCTGACCGGCAGCTACACCGGCAGCAACTACATGCTGGTGGGCATCGGCAGCGGCCTGAACATCGGCGTCGCGGGCTCCACCACCCAGGGAGCGGCGGTGGACCAGGAACTCGGCGGCAGCGCGAGCGCCAACAGCGAGACCTGGACGTTCTCCTGA
- a CDS encoding spore-associated protein has translation MLVNRSVLVASALAALSLGTMTALAAPASAAPNTTPQRVCGSGYKTVNSAPVGSLGTTYLTYNSANGKNCVATIRNNPGTALDMSAWIYVPDTEQGDDDYGLYSSYAGPTYVYGKGHCVSWGGNIDNVYVQVNNSNCSALKEQRVTFTR, from the coding sequence ATGCTTGTGAATCGCTCCGTCCTGGTCGCCTCCGCGTTAGCGGCCCTGTCGCTGGGGACCATGACCGCCTTGGCGGCGCCGGCCTCCGCCGCACCCAACACCACGCCGCAGAGAGTCTGCGGCAGCGGCTACAAGACCGTGAACTCGGCGCCCGTCGGCTCGCTGGGCACCACCTATCTGACGTACAACTCCGCGAACGGCAAGAACTGCGTCGCGACCATCCGCAACAACCCGGGCACCGCCCTGGACATGTCAGCCTGGATCTACGTCCCCGACACCGAGCAGGGGGACGACGACTACGGGCTGTACTCGTCGTACGCGGGGCCGACCTACGTCTACGGCAAGGGCCACTGCGTCAGCTGGGGCGGCAACATCGACAACGTGTACGTACAGGTGAACAACTCCAACTGCAGCGCCCTGAAGGAGCAGCGGGTCACCTTCACCCGCTGA
- a CDS encoding RNA polymerase sigma factor, with amino-acid sequence MKGKADLNEAELVRRVAGGDRAAFDELYRRTSPWLAVRLRRRCADDDVVADVLQETYLAVWRAAGSYAGSVTDGSAVGWLWTIAANRLVDAFRRRDRQERVPTIVPLDAIAPAAEDEVMDNRVGQNLEQALLGLPPELRQALQAMVLDDLSVRQTAVLLSLPEGTVKTRARRARIALREALS; translated from the coding sequence GTGAAAGGCAAGGCAGACCTCAACGAGGCAGAACTCGTGCGTCGCGTCGCCGGTGGCGACCGGGCGGCGTTCGACGAGTTGTATCGGCGTACCTCGCCGTGGTTGGCGGTGCGGCTCCGCCGCCGCTGCGCTGACGACGACGTCGTCGCCGATGTGCTCCAGGAGACCTACCTGGCGGTCTGGCGGGCAGCCGGCAGCTACGCCGGCTCCGTGACCGACGGCAGTGCGGTCGGCTGGCTCTGGACGATCGCCGCGAACCGTCTCGTCGACGCGTTCCGCCGGCGCGACCGGCAGGAGCGGGTGCCGACCATTGTCCCGCTCGACGCGATCGCACCGGCCGCCGAGGACGAGGTGATGGACAACCGCGTCGGCCAGAACCTCGAACAGGCCTTGCTGGGGCTGCCACCGGAGCTGCGGCAGGCACTGCAGGCGATGGTGCTCGACGACTTGTCGGTCCGTCAGACGGCGGTGCTGCTCAGCCTGCCTGAGGGCACGGTGAAGACCCGCGCGCGGCGGGCCCGGATCGCGCTGCGGGAGGCACTGTCATGA
- a CDS encoding ABC transporter ATP-binding protein — MRAVSAAETAPTLRPWLVHAKELRVRAGRHLAVDGLDLTLKTGVHGLLGPNGAGKTTLMRALSTVVKPADGSLTLLGAQADGRADLRKVRRKLGYLPQQFGFYPRFTVREFVAYMAWLREMPRTAVPDAVQRAIDRVGLTTKADTRMKTLSGGMLRRVGIAQAIVNDPELLLLDEPTVGLDPEQRLDFRDLLRDLSAGTCVLVSTHLVEDVVAACTDVILMNEGRLLFQGTPDDLIARGGQGDAGDSPAERGYSALLRKHRSNA, encoded by the coding sequence ATGCGAGCAGTGAGTGCTGCCGAAACGGCCCCCACCCTTCGTCCCTGGCTCGTCCACGCGAAAGAACTGCGCGTCCGGGCCGGCCGGCACCTGGCCGTCGACGGCCTCGACCTCACTCTGAAGACCGGCGTCCACGGCTTGCTCGGCCCGAACGGTGCCGGCAAGACCACGCTGATGCGCGCGCTGTCCACCGTCGTCAAGCCCGCCGACGGCTCGCTGACGCTGCTCGGCGCGCAGGCCGACGGCCGCGCCGACCTGCGCAAGGTGCGCCGCAAACTGGGGTATCTGCCGCAGCAGTTCGGTTTCTATCCGCGCTTCACCGTCCGCGAGTTCGTCGCGTACATGGCCTGGCTCAGGGAGATGCCCAGAACTGCCGTACCCGACGCCGTCCAACGCGCGATCGACCGGGTGGGTCTCACCACCAAGGCTGACACCAGGATGAAGACGCTGTCCGGCGGCATGCTGCGCCGGGTCGGCATTGCGCAGGCCATCGTGAACGACCCCGAGCTGCTCCTGCTCGACGAGCCCACCGTCGGACTCGACCCCGAACAGCGTCTCGACTTTCGCGACCTGCTGCGTGACCTCAGCGCCGGTACCTGTGTGCTGGTCTCCACTCATCTCGTCGAGGACGTCGTCGCCGCCTGCACCGATGTCATCCTCATGAACGAAGGCCGGCTCCTGTTCCAGGGCACCCCCGACGATTTGATCGCCCGAGGCGGGCAGGGCGACGCGGGCGACAGCCCGGCGGAGCGCGGCTACTCCGCACTCCTGCGCAAGCACCGGAGCAACGCATGA
- a CDS encoding ester cyclase — protein MNTSENTLVKNKDFVRAFIDALFTKGDLGAVDDCLAEDFVDHDPPLCGPADREGMRSAGALFREACPDWHSEPHLLIAEADLVVEYFTATGIQRGELLGVPAPTEGRAVTLRGINVFRVRGDRIVERWGRLDELGILRQLGIAPAGA, from the coding sequence ATGAACACCTCGGAGAACACCCTCGTCAAGAACAAGGACTTCGTGCGCGCCTTCATTGACGCGCTCTTCACCAAGGGCGATCTCGGCGCGGTCGACGACTGCCTCGCCGAGGACTTCGTCGACCACGACCCTCCGCTCTGCGGACCCGCCGACCGAGAGGGCATGCGCTCCGCCGGTGCGCTGTTCAGGGAAGCCTGCCCGGACTGGCACAGCGAGCCGCACCTGTTGATCGCCGAGGCCGACCTGGTCGTCGAGTACTTCACCGCCACCGGCATCCAACGCGGCGAGCTGCTCGGAGTGCCGGCCCCGACCGAAGGCCGCGCCGTGACACTGCGCGGAATCAACGTCTTCCGGGTCAGGGGCGACCGCATCGTCGAGAGGTGGGGGCGGCTCGATGAACTGGGCATCCTGCGCCAGCTGGGGATCGCCCCAGCGGGGGCGTAG
- a CDS encoding helix-turn-helix transcriptional regulator has protein sequence MAGATAAAARLEHRVSGVVALCRAGLDANALRAGLLSRLWLSLHATRLQDPAGPRIGIVIQAVPPAELGSILLSAHGLTEAQVRVAALILKGRSTREIVAELHISGNTVQEHLTAVFDKFGVRSRRELVAATLAGSPHQS, from the coding sequence ATGGCAGGAGCGACGGCCGCGGCGGCGCGCCTGGAGCACCGGGTGTCGGGCGTTGTTGCCCTGTGCCGGGCCGGTCTGGACGCGAACGCGCTGCGCGCGGGCCTGCTGTCCCGGCTATGGCTCTCCCTGCATGCGACCCGGCTGCAGGACCCGGCCGGCCCCCGGATCGGCATTGTGATCCAGGCCGTCCCGCCGGCGGAACTCGGGTCCATACTGCTGAGCGCACACGGCCTTACCGAGGCTCAGGTACGCGTGGCCGCCCTCATCCTCAAAGGGCGCTCCACGCGTGAGATCGTCGCCGAACTGCACATCTCCGGCAACACCGTCCAGGAGCACCTCACGGCAGTCTTCGACAAGTTCGGTGTCCGTAGCCGACGGGAACTGGTGGCTGCAACGCTCGCGGGCAGCCCACACCAGAGCTGA
- a CDS encoding DUF4389 domain-containing protein has translation MIPVPGSPVRIEASLDRRLSRWLWLVKWLLAVPHYIVLIFLWIAFVFVTIVAFFAILFTGRYPRSLFDFNVGVMRWNWRVSYYAHTALGTDRYPPFTLADVLDYPAHFDVAYPERLSRGLVLVKWWLLAIPQYIVVGIFVGGWGEGDGWRGGGLLPFLSLVAVIILAFTARYPVQLFDFLLGLVRWAARVAAYAALMTDAYPPFRLDMGGQDSPLTKTPAGGPYG, from the coding sequence ATGATCCCTGTGCCCGGGTCACCTGTGCGTATCGAAGCGTCTCTCGACCGTCGGCTGTCGAGATGGCTGTGGCTGGTGAAGTGGCTCCTCGCCGTTCCGCACTACATCGTGCTGATCTTCTTGTGGATTGCTTTCGTCTTCGTGACCATCGTCGCGTTCTTCGCCATCCTGTTCACCGGCCGCTACCCCCGATCGCTCTTCGACTTCAATGTCGGCGTGATGCGTTGGAACTGGCGTGTCAGCTACTACGCCCACACCGCGCTCGGCACTGACCGGTACCCGCCGTTCACCCTCGCGGATGTGCTCGACTACCCAGCGCATTTCGATGTCGCCTATCCCGAGCGTCTCTCCCGCGGCCTGGTCCTGGTGAAGTGGTGGCTGCTGGCGATCCCGCAGTACATCGTCGTCGGGATCTTCGTCGGTGGCTGGGGAGAAGGGGACGGGTGGCGTGGCGGCGGCCTGCTTCCCTTCCTCTCCCTGGTCGCCGTGATCATTTTGGCGTTCACCGCCCGCTACCCGGTGCAGCTTTTCGACTTCCTGCTCGGTCTCGTCCGCTGGGCGGCGAGGGTGGCCGCTTATGCCGCGCTGATGACCGACGCCTACCCGCCATTCCGTCTCGACATGGGCGGGCAGGACTCGCCGCTGACGAAGACCCCGGCCGGCGGCCCTTATGGGTAG
- a CDS encoding DeoR/GlpR family DNA-binding transcription regulator encodes MAAPQARWSALLEMMTRDGRIEVEPAAEELQVSAATIRRDLDELARQQMVTRTHGGAVINAIAYDLPLRYKAARNAPEKERIAHAAAGLVKAGAVVGLNGGTTTTEVARALATRTDLSSGSAETAVTVVTNALNIANELVVRRHVKLVVIGGVARPASYELIGPLAAELLAEIALDQVFIGVDAIDVSHGATAHHEGEASINRALARRAQQVVAVADSSKLNRRAFARICPVDDIDILVTDKAASDELTEAFTAAGVEVIRA; translated from the coding sequence ATGGCGGCACCGCAGGCCCGGTGGAGCGCGCTGCTGGAGATGATGACGCGCGACGGGCGTATCGAGGTCGAGCCGGCTGCCGAGGAGTTGCAGGTATCCGCCGCGACGATCAGGCGCGACCTCGACGAGCTGGCCCGCCAGCAGATGGTCACTCGCACGCACGGCGGGGCCGTGATCAACGCAATCGCCTACGACCTGCCGCTGCGCTACAAGGCCGCACGCAACGCCCCGGAGAAGGAGCGGATCGCGCACGCGGCCGCCGGGCTGGTGAAGGCCGGCGCCGTGGTCGGGCTGAACGGCGGCACCACGACCACCGAGGTGGCGCGCGCCCTGGCCACCCGCACCGACCTGAGTTCCGGCAGCGCGGAGACGGCGGTCACCGTGGTGACCAACGCCCTGAACATCGCCAACGAACTGGTCGTACGGCGCCACGTCAAGCTCGTGGTGATCGGCGGGGTGGCCCGGCCCGCGTCCTACGAGCTAATCGGGCCGCTGGCCGCCGAACTGCTCGCGGAGATCGCCCTGGACCAGGTCTTCATCGGAGTGGACGCCATTGACGTGTCCCACGGGGCAACCGCCCACCACGAAGGCGAGGCCAGTATCAACCGGGCGCTGGCCCGCCGCGCGCAGCAGGTCGTCGCGGTCGCCGACTCCTCCAAGCTGAACCGACGCGCCTTCGCCCGTATCTGCCCGGTGGACGACATCGACATCCTGGTGACCGACAAGGCCGCCTCCGACGAGCTGACCGAGGCGTTCACGGCGGCCGGTGTGGAGGTCATCCGCGCCTGA
- a CDS encoding DUF3761 domain-containing protein: MSNPYAMPPQPPVRTSPKWARKRYVLPAVGLAFFLGIGAGAGEQGNGNDAKAAADKVQPTATVTATATATATATETATPAPAPTVTATKTVKVKVTVTANAAAGGSRVSGSSGGSSGSGSSSSSGGSSGAASGATALCNDGTYSYAAHHQGACSHHGGVAVFYR; the protein is encoded by the coding sequence ATGAGCAACCCGTACGCCATGCCGCCGCAGCCGCCTGTCAGAACGAGCCCGAAATGGGCGCGGAAGCGGTACGTGTTGCCTGCGGTCGGCCTTGCCTTCTTCCTCGGTATCGGCGCAGGTGCCGGCGAACAGGGCAATGGGAATGATGCGAAGGCGGCGGCTGACAAGGTGCAGCCGACTGCCACGGTCACCGCGACGGCCACGGCCACGGCTACGGCGACCGAGACGGCCACGCCCGCGCCCGCGCCGACGGTGACGGCGACGAAGACGGTCAAGGTGAAGGTGACCGTCACCGCGAACGCGGCCGCCGGGGGTTCGAGAGTCAGCGGGAGCTCCGGCGGATCGTCCGGAAGCGGGAGCTCAAGCTCCTCGGGTGGTTCCAGCGGCGCCGCAAGCGGCGCTACCGCCCTGTGCAACGACGGCACCTACTCGTACGCCGCCCATCATCAGGGCGCGTGCTCGCACCACGGCGGTGTCGCCGTTTTCTACCGGTAG
- a CDS encoding AAA family ATPase, whose product MPLVWVTGNSGTGKSTVCGLLRARGYLALDADADGFSQWIDRAGGEVVRDPPYPVPEGWLDRYGWVIVRERVETLAEQSRCRTTFLCGSAENEADVRDLFDLTVCLVIDDDTLRHRLATRTTNAFGQHPEELAAALKWNPRMRAIYESLGAAVIDASEPVIEVVDTVIDTVQELTGPTR is encoded by the coding sequence GTGCCATTGGTGTGGGTGACCGGCAATTCAGGAACTGGCAAGTCCACGGTCTGCGGGCTGTTGCGAGCGCGTGGCTACCTCGCGCTCGACGCCGACGCGGACGGCTTCAGCCAATGGATCGACCGAGCCGGCGGCGAGGTCGTGAGGGATCCTCCGTATCCGGTTCCAGAGGGCTGGCTCGACCGATACGGGTGGGTGATTGTTCGCGAGCGCGTGGAGACCCTCGCTGAACAGTCCCGTTGCCGCACCACGTTCCTGTGCGGGTCGGCGGAGAACGAGGCAGACGTCCGCGATCTCTTCGACCTCACCGTGTGCCTGGTGATCGACGACGACACCCTCCGCCACCGGCTCGCCACCCGCACCACCAATGCATTCGGTCAGCATCCCGAAGAACTTGCGGCCGCACTGAAATGGAACCCCCGGATGCGAGCGATCTACGAAAGCCTCGGCGCGGCCGTCATCGATGCATCCGAGCCGGTGATCGAGGTGGTGGACACCGTGATCGACACAGTCCAGGAACTGACGGGGCCCACCCGATAA